In the genome of Cellvibrio sp. KY-YJ-3, one region contains:
- a CDS encoding TonB-dependent receptor, producing the protein MSNNNSYNYGRFKKTLLAASIMAIGSAAYAADDSKTTGAKDDDIEEIVVSGIRRNIESAQELKRNANTVIDSITADELGDFPDKSVAEALMRVPGVMIERFATRTDTGAFSVEPSGVIIRGLPFVRSEFNGRDTFSADSSRGLSWGDVSPELMGGVDIYKNQTAELIEGGISGLVNLKTRLPFDSDSSVNVVTLGANYSDLSKSSTPELSGIHTSRFDTDVGEFGVMANFAYSDVDATSQSSRMARVNRFRDVYAEDSLYFIPQGVSFGDSQYSRERNGAALAFQWQDNEGRYLATLQYNRSQYENTSEGRGIGVGWAGLGGGDSLFLEIKEGGTGSGAIIRPAPGTDAFTFAEDGLFSHGTVVQNHGWWGANNNDSKLVAANANGEALVETCASLDSWAGCGEGAVVTDFIGGNLSTNADVSDSKSVTEDISLNFKWNVTDKFRANFDVQHVNSDLDEYRVNTGFNTWANPEVDLRHDLNRVVLNAPTNVNLLDAGQGIFANPNSYYPTSVLEFLGDNHGEEFATKVDLIYDVDSGFVERIKTGVRYADRDQQVNQAGNWQAMSTSWNQNAGWFNIDSPAHTGIYDGEEYTFNGYKDAFVVDTWKSNYGSISIADGGNFFVFPNTSTMRDWKYTNSAMTTGQPVNGFYPICSNLGGRLTEVEGTCFRPNESLNVSEETEAFYVQIDFGGNDLTLFDRPVSGNIGARYVKTEIASAGGEQFPEYDLASRPCEETTPTDPDAPETRPPVPFTVTCYLGADEIAFMNNGGNLGTSKATHHNVLPSFNIKYDVTDNFVTRFALSRAMSRPDIGSLRNYITVSSNLPSVDDETGSLWVKDASGEIVGANVAYTASAANPYLKPTIADQADISFEYYSGPNSISFALYKKSFEDYIQTGTYFRKMTNNGVTKDVVVTGPINGDGAEVQGFEVQGTHLFHYLPSFWSGFGIQANYTYVENKGIENTGVNSSSENGSSGSSGASDRVQVDQLEGMSKDAYNLGVFYERNKFSARLSYNWRAEYLVTVQDCCIGTPVWQDDYGQLDASLRYRINDMFELSLSGSNLTDQKAVLTQQMENSEDGGKRLKYSINQSDIRYTLGLRAQF; encoded by the coding sequence ATGTCGAATAACAATAGTTATAACTATGGTCGGTTCAAGAAAACACTACTTGCAGCAAGTATTATGGCGATTGGTTCTGCGGCTTATGCGGCTGACGATTCCAAAACTACGGGCGCCAAAGATGATGATATTGAGGAGATCGTTGTTTCTGGTATTCGCCGGAATATTGAATCTGCCCAGGAGTTAAAGAGAAATGCTAATACTGTAATCGATTCCATTACAGCAGATGAGTTGGGAGACTTCCCGGACAAATCGGTTGCCGAAGCATTGATGCGTGTTCCTGGTGTAATGATTGAGCGCTTTGCTACGCGAACAGATACAGGCGCATTCTCCGTGGAGCCATCTGGCGTCATCATCCGCGGTCTACCATTTGTGCGCAGTGAATTTAATGGGCGCGATACTTTTAGTGCAGATTCAAGTCGCGGTTTGAGTTGGGGTGATGTATCCCCAGAGCTTATGGGTGGTGTGGATATTTATAAAAACCAAACCGCGGAACTGATCGAAGGTGGTATTTCTGGTCTTGTAAATCTCAAAACCCGCCTGCCTTTTGATAGCGATAGCAGCGTAAATGTTGTCACCTTAGGCGCTAACTACAGTGACTTGTCAAAATCCAGCACCCCGGAGCTTTCAGGTATACATACCAGTCGTTTTGATACAGACGTCGGTGAATTTGGTGTGATGGCTAACTTTGCCTATTCCGATGTGGATGCTACATCGCAAAGCTCCAGAATGGCTCGCGTCAACCGCTTCCGGGATGTCTACGCTGAAGACTCGCTTTATTTTATTCCCCAAGGTGTTTCCTTTGGCGATAGCCAATACAGCCGTGAGCGCAATGGCGCCGCCTTAGCTTTCCAGTGGCAGGATAACGAAGGCCGTTACCTCGCAACGCTACAATACAACCGCTCCCAATATGAGAATACATCTGAAGGGCGTGGTATCGGCGTGGGTTGGGCTGGTCTTGGTGGCGGCGACAGCTTGTTCCTCGAGATTAAAGAGGGTGGCACTGGTTCTGGTGCAATTATTCGACCTGCTCCGGGTACTGACGCATTTACTTTTGCTGAAGATGGTTTGTTTTCCCACGGCACTGTTGTGCAAAACCACGGTTGGTGGGGCGCTAACAATAATGATTCAAAACTGGTTGCGGCCAATGCAAACGGTGAAGCCTTGGTTGAGACTTGCGCTAGTCTGGATTCATGGGCTGGTTGTGGTGAAGGCGCAGTTGTAACGGATTTTATTGGTGGCAACCTCAGCACCAATGCGGATGTGAGCGATTCCAAAAGTGTTACCGAAGATATTAGTTTGAATTTTAAATGGAATGTGACTGATAAATTCCGTGCAAATTTTGATGTGCAGCATGTAAATTCCGATTTGGATGAGTATCGGGTCAATACCGGTTTCAATACCTGGGCAAATCCAGAAGTTGACTTGCGTCATGACCTCAACAGGGTCGTTTTGAACGCGCCTACCAACGTTAACCTTCTGGACGCTGGGCAGGGCATATTTGCCAATCCTAATAGTTATTATCCCACCAGTGTGCTGGAGTTTCTTGGCGATAATCACGGTGAAGAATTTGCCACAAAAGTAGATTTAATTTACGACGTAGATTCCGGTTTTGTTGAGCGTATTAAAACTGGTGTGCGATACGCTGATCGTGATCAACAAGTGAATCAGGCCGGCAACTGGCAAGCTATGTCCACCTCCTGGAATCAGAATGCAGGCTGGTTCAACATCGACAGCCCAGCACATACTGGAATTTATGACGGCGAGGAATACACTTTTAACGGATACAAAGATGCTTTTGTTGTGGATACCTGGAAGTCTAACTACGGCAGTATAAGCATTGCTGATGGTGGTAACTTTTTTGTATTCCCTAACACCAGCACTATGCGCGATTGGAAATACACTAACAGCGCTATGACGACTGGCCAACCGGTTAATGGTTTTTATCCGATCTGTTCTAATTTGGGTGGTCGCTTAACAGAAGTAGAGGGGACTTGTTTCCGTCCGAACGAGTCACTAAACGTATCGGAGGAGACTGAAGCATTTTATGTTCAGATCGATTTTGGTGGAAATGACCTCACACTCTTTGATCGCCCTGTAAGTGGCAACATTGGTGCTCGTTACGTTAAAACCGAAATCGCAAGTGCGGGTGGAGAGCAATTCCCTGAGTACGATCTTGCAAGCCGTCCATGTGAAGAGACTACTCCAACCGATCCAGACGCTCCAGAGACCCGTCCCCCGGTTCCATTTACGGTTACCTGTTATTTAGGCGCTGATGAGATTGCGTTTATGAACAATGGCGGTAACTTGGGAACTTCCAAAGCAACTCATCACAATGTGTTGCCGAGCTTTAACATCAAATATGATGTGACCGATAATTTTGTTACACGCTTCGCTCTTTCACGAGCCATGTCTCGACCAGATATTGGTAGCTTGAGAAATTACATTACCGTTAGTTCGAATTTACCCAGCGTGGATGACGAAACAGGATCTTTGTGGGTTAAGGACGCTAGTGGAGAAATTGTGGGTGCCAATGTCGCCTACACCGCGAGTGCTGCCAATCCCTACTTGAAACCGACTATTGCTGATCAAGCAGACATCAGTTTCGAATACTATTCAGGGCCTAACAGCATTTCTTTTGCTTTGTATAAAAAGTCATTTGAAGATTACATCCAAACAGGAACCTATTTCCGCAAAATGACCAATAACGGCGTCACGAAAGATGTTGTAGTTACTGGTCCAATTAATGGCGATGGTGCAGAGGTTCAAGGGTTTGAAGTTCAAGGAACGCATTTGTTCCACTATTTGCCAAGTTTCTGGAGTGGCTTTGGTATTCAGGCGAACTACACCTATGTTGAAAATAAGGGCATCGAGAATACCGGTGTAAATAGTTCCTCTGAAAATGGTTCGAGCGGCTCCAGTGGTGCATCTGATCGTGTGCAAGTCGATCAGTTAGAAGGCATGTCTAAAGATGCTTATAACCTCGGTGTTTTCTATGAGCGTAATAAGTTTTCTGCTCGTTTATCCTATAACTGGCGCGCTGAATATCTCGTTACCGTTCAGGATTGTTGTATAGGCACACCTGTTTGGCAGGATGATTACGGCCAACTGGATGCTTCATTGCGTTATCGCATCAATGATATGTTTGAGCTGAGTTTATCCGGTAGTAACTTGACGGATCAAAAAGCAGTACTGACACAACAAATGGAAAATAGCGAAGATGGTGGAAAGCGTCTGAAATATTCCATCAATCAAAGTGATATTCGCTACACCTTGGGTCTCCGGGCGCAATTCTAG
- a CDS encoding tryptophan halogenase family protein: MQQPFRIIIVGGGTAGWMTAAAISSLYKDRSRFQITLVESEEIGSIGVGEATLPSIKSFNDQLGIDEVEMMRRTQATFKLGIQFNDWGRLGASYIHPFGLYGSLKNSSDFYQYWSHVASKKTIPDISKYSFAVQLCERNQFTFPSKDSGQIESTFSYAYHFDAALYAAYLREISERAGVLRVNGIVEAINNDPDTGNITAVFLRDGKTLSGDFFIDCSGFRSLLLHKNLQSEFEDWSHWLLCDRAVAMQSEQPKDIPPYTMSTAKEAGWQWRIPLQHRAGNGYVYCSNLISDDQAHDSLLKGLAGKPLTDPRFIKFKAGRYKKSWQKNCVAIGLSSGFLEPLESTSIYLIHIAIICLLRVFSFQSNKNLSILSDEYNRLIDNEYERIRDFLILHYRLNDRTDSELWRHCQSMKVPDSLMQKMDLFKRRGYSESFKYGLFSTPSWLAVFHGQGLFQQGIDPFISSIPTEKIEPILAEVSGMIDKGLQAASTHEHFIKQHCNAAT, translated from the coding sequence ATGCAACAACCTTTTAGAATAATAATTGTGGGCGGCGGTACGGCAGGCTGGATGACAGCGGCTGCTATTTCCTCACTTTATAAAGATCGATCACGTTTTCAAATAACGCTGGTTGAGTCGGAAGAGATTGGCAGTATTGGTGTAGGTGAGGCTACTTTGCCCTCTATAAAAAGCTTCAATGACCAGCTAGGTATTGATGAAGTTGAAATGATGAGGCGCACCCAGGCGACCTTTAAGCTCGGTATTCAATTTAATGATTGGGGCAGGTTAGGGGCTAGTTATATTCACCCATTTGGTTTGTATGGCAGCTTGAAAAACTCTTCGGATTTTTACCAGTATTGGTCTCATGTGGCTTCAAAAAAAACCATCCCCGATATATCAAAGTATTCCTTTGCTGTGCAATTGTGCGAGCGCAACCAGTTTACATTTCCTTCCAAAGATTCGGGCCAGATTGAAAGTACTTTTTCTTATGCTTACCATTTTGATGCCGCGCTCTACGCTGCCTATTTGCGCGAGATAAGTGAACGCGCTGGTGTATTGCGTGTGAATGGCATAGTTGAAGCAATTAACAATGACCCTGATACAGGCAACATTACTGCTGTTTTTCTTCGTGATGGAAAAACGTTGAGTGGCGACTTTTTTATCGATTGCTCGGGTTTTCGCTCACTGTTATTACATAAAAATCTACAATCCGAATTTGAAGATTGGTCTCATTGGCTCTTGTGCGACAGAGCAGTCGCTATGCAGTCTGAGCAGCCAAAAGACATTCCTCCTTACACTATGTCAACTGCAAAAGAAGCTGGCTGGCAGTGGCGAATCCCTCTACAGCACAGAGCTGGTAATGGTTATGTATATTGTAGCAATCTAATCAGCGATGATCAGGCTCATGATTCTTTGCTTAAAGGGCTTGCTGGAAAACCCTTGACCGATCCTAGATTTATTAAATTCAAAGCGGGACGGTATAAAAAATCCTGGCAAAAAAATTGTGTTGCTATTGGTTTATCAAGTGGATTTCTAGAGCCGCTAGAGTCAACCAGTATTTATCTAATACATATAGCGATTATTTGTTTATTGCGTGTCTTTTCCTTCCAGTCAAATAAAAACCTATCTATCTTATCCGATGAATATAATCGGTTGATTGATAATGAGTACGAGCGGATACGGGATTTTCTTATTCTGCATTACCGTTTAAATGATCGCACTGATTCAGAATTGTGGCGGCATTGTCAATCTATGAAAGTGCCAGACAGCCTTATGCAAAAAATGGATTTGTTCAAGCGTCGCGGTTATTCAGAAAGCTTCAAGTATGGCTTATTCAGTACGCCCAGTTGGCTCGCTGTTTTTCACGGTCAAGGACTTTTCCAGCAGGGCATTGATCCGTTTATCTCATCTATTCCAACAGAAAAGATCGAGCCGATACTCGCAGAGGTTAGCGGTATGATTGATAAAGGGCTGCAGGCTGCTTCAACTCATGAGCATTTCATCAAACAACACTGTAACGCCGCCACATGA
- a CDS encoding tryptophan 7-halogenase has translation MNDGIKKIVIVGRDLDAWITAFFLKSVLDKSRDSYEVTLVELGTLLTEHDIFAVLPSYKMLHKTLGANEDKLRQTAKARPFFGQRFTGWNPELPEFFHAYDRLGINFNGVDFFQYWMKAVNNGLKLPLEDFSLGVAAAKHGRFVASTGQADFSHLAYGYHLSAIEYVNAIARAAMEVGVKRENGNIITINRNNDVIDSLSLDDGTVLKADFFIDASGADALLINSLTDNNFESWEDWFLCDRIITASSAPLSPAPAFSQVTAFSSGWCGLYPLNNRTAIQTLYSSRHTDFSGVVAEMKMRVGVNISQGVERPIKCGMLSRPWIGNCLAVGTAAANMEPLDALQEHSLVISMVMLKQLFPNSNEYQNERDVYNKKMHSFIENLRDFQIVHYALNSRDELFWEACKNLELPHVLKEKIDIFKCCGYASVREDETFQEENWISVFNGHGLAPEFYSPLVDNMSDDEMIQNFQKILRMIKERINSSPLV, from the coding sequence ATGAACGATGGAATTAAAAAAATTGTAATCGTTGGGCGGGACTTGGATGCGTGGATAACAGCCTTTTTCCTTAAGTCTGTACTCGATAAGTCCAGAGACTCATACGAAGTTACTTTAGTGGAGCTAGGGACGCTGTTAACAGAGCATGACATTTTTGCAGTTCTCCCTAGCTACAAAATGTTACACAAAACGCTAGGCGCTAATGAAGATAAATTACGCCAAACCGCAAAAGCTCGCCCTTTTTTTGGTCAGAGATTTACGGGTTGGAACCCGGAATTGCCAGAATTTTTCCATGCCTACGATCGACTGGGTATAAATTTTAATGGTGTAGATTTCTTTCAGTATTGGATGAAAGCTGTTAACAATGGGCTGAAACTTCCTTTGGAGGATTTTTCTCTGGGGGTTGCGGCTGCCAAGCATGGCCGCTTTGTGGCTAGCACTGGGCAGGCCGACTTCTCTCATCTAGCGTATGGCTACCACCTAAGCGCTATTGAATATGTCAATGCAATCGCCCGGGCGGCGATGGAAGTAGGGGTAAAACGAGAGAATGGAAATATCATAACGATTAATAGAAACAATGATGTGATTGATTCTTTAAGCTTGGATGACGGAACGGTTCTTAAGGCTGATTTTTTTATTGATGCATCAGGTGCGGACGCATTATTGATAAATTCGTTAACGGATAATAATTTTGAAAGTTGGGAAGATTGGTTCCTGTGTGATCGAATCATTACTGCATCCAGCGCTCCTTTATCTCCTGCTCCAGCATTTAGTCAGGTCACTGCGTTTTCAAGTGGCTGGTGTGGTCTATATCCGTTAAACAACAGAACGGCCATTCAAACACTCTATTCTTCCCGTCATACAGATTTTTCCGGTGTTGTGGCAGAAATGAAAATGCGTGTAGGTGTGAATATTTCACAGGGAGTCGAGCGACCTATTAAATGCGGCATGCTAAGCCGACCATGGATTGGGAACTGTTTAGCTGTGGGAACTGCGGCAGCAAATATGGAGCCTTTGGATGCACTGCAAGAGCACTCGTTAGTTATAAGTATGGTTATGCTCAAACAGCTATTTCCAAACAGTAACGAATATCAAAATGAAAGGGATGTTTATAACAAAAAAATGCATTCTTTTATAGAGAACTTGAGGGATTTTCAGATTGTTCATTATGCGCTTAATTCCAGAGATGAGTTGTTTTGGGAGGCCTGTAAAAACCTTGAATTACCTCATGTTTTAAAAGAAAAGATTGATATTTTTAAGTGCTGTGGTTACGCCTCGGTCCGCGAGGATGAAACATTTCAAGAGGAGAATTGGATAAGTGTTTTCAATGGTCATGGGTTAGCTCCCGAGTTTTACAGCCCTTTGGTGGATAATATGAGTGATGATGAAATGATACAAAACTTTCAAAAAATCTTGAGGATGATTAAAGAACGAATTAATTCTTCGCCGTTAGTGTAA
- a CDS encoding glycoside hydrolase family 97 protein, which yields MMLKKLLLLVISTIPMLAFADTYNLSSPNGRISVALENGEKGLSYSVKVDNKSIIEDSALGLIIDDAPLGGAKMNFLGETRGEVRDSFELFAGRAKQVKDFYNSGLFQFASASEKKLKLNLAVRIYDEGVAIRYILPNQAGLKTFTIQNELTRFSFAADYTCYGLNLGKFANSHEGEFDPIKSSFIREHNLYDNPLVCKTGIGQGVFALAESDVRDYPGSWFMGRGDGGWGVDIKLTPRFDSRPDGLEKAAVRATMSAAGVQSPWRVIMLGDTPGSLTESSLIAALGAPSEVKDTSWIKPGKVAWDWWNDNQVVLEGTDVKPGMNTETYKAYIDFAATLGLEYILIDSGWHEGAAWTSSPGADLIKPIPAMDMPEIFRYAKSKNVGVWLWVQWQQLDWQMEEALSTYNKWGVKGIKVDFMDRSDQEMVAYYHKLLQMTAKYKIMVNLHGAYPPNGLVRTYPHFLTQEGVMGAEYNKWSARVTATHNVTLPFTRMILGPIDYTPGGFRHTTPEEFPALRRNTLPYVKTTRGHGLAMFVVYDSPLQMLADSPITYSKTDGKWPQPENEWADGLEFIKDVPVTWDETKIIQGDIGQYIISARRKGSDWYIGAMTNEMERNVKVPLDFLGEGLYTAVIWEDGKNPSSVVKKQVNARSHKHSLKLSLAPSGGAVVQLKKQ from the coding sequence ATGATGTTGAAAAAATTATTATTGTTGGTGATATCTACAATTCCTATGTTGGCTTTTGCCGATACCTATAACCTAAGCTCACCTAATGGCAGGATTTCCGTTGCTCTTGAAAATGGCGAAAAAGGGTTAAGCTACAGCGTTAAAGTCGATAATAAGTCCATTATTGAAGATTCTGCCCTTGGGCTGATAATTGATGATGCACCGCTGGGCGGTGCCAAAATGAATTTCCTGGGAGAGACGCGAGGTGAAGTTCGTGACTCGTTTGAATTGTTTGCCGGGCGCGCCAAACAAGTGAAGGATTTCTATAATTCTGGTCTGTTTCAATTTGCTTCTGCGAGCGAGAAAAAATTGAAATTGAATCTGGCTGTAAGGATTTATGACGAGGGCGTTGCTATTCGTTACATACTGCCGAATCAAGCGGGTTTAAAAACATTCACCATCCAAAATGAACTCACTCGTTTTTCATTTGCTGCCGATTACACCTGTTACGGTTTAAATCTGGGTAAGTTTGCAAATAGTCACGAAGGTGAGTTTGATCCAATAAAGTCATCATTTATTCGTGAACACAACCTTTACGATAATCCGTTGGTGTGTAAAACGGGAATAGGGCAAGGCGTTTTTGCGCTGGCGGAATCTGATGTGCGTGATTATCCCGGCAGTTGGTTTATGGGCCGCGGTGACGGCGGTTGGGGAGTTGATATCAAACTGACGCCGCGTTTTGATTCCCGTCCAGATGGACTTGAAAAAGCGGCAGTGCGCGCGACTATGTCTGCTGCTGGTGTGCAGTCACCCTGGCGGGTAATTATGCTTGGCGATACGCCCGGCAGTTTGACTGAATCTTCCTTAATTGCTGCGCTTGGCGCTCCTTCCGAAGTAAAAGACACCAGTTGGATCAAGCCAGGCAAGGTAGCCTGGGATTGGTGGAACGATAATCAGGTGGTGCTTGAAGGTACAGATGTCAAACCGGGAATGAATACCGAAACTTATAAGGCCTATATCGATTTTGCGGCAACTCTCGGGCTTGAATACATTCTTATCGATTCCGGGTGGCATGAAGGCGCCGCTTGGACCAGCTCTCCCGGTGCAGACTTGATAAAACCCATTCCAGCGATGGATATGCCCGAGATTTTTCGTTATGCCAAAAGTAAAAATGTTGGCGTTTGGCTGTGGGTTCAATGGCAGCAATTGGATTGGCAAATGGAAGAGGCGCTAAGCACTTACAACAAATGGGGTGTGAAAGGCATTAAAGTGGATTTTATGGATCGTTCAGATCAGGAAATGGTTGCCTATTACCATAAGCTGCTACAAATGACGGCCAAGTACAAAATTATGGTTAATTTACACGGTGCCTATCCACCCAATGGATTGGTTAGAACCTATCCTCACTTTTTAACGCAGGAAGGTGTAATGGGCGCGGAATACAACAAGTGGAGCGCGCGCGTGACAGCGACACACAACGTTACACTTCCATTTACTCGAATGATCCTTGGGCCAATTGATTACACGCCGGGCGGATTCCGCCACACCACACCGGAGGAGTTTCCAGCGCTTCGTCGCAATACTTTGCCTTACGTAAAAACAACACGTGGACATGGCTTGGCAATGTTTGTTGTTTATGACAGCCCGTTACAAATGTTGGCAGATTCGCCAATTACCTATAGCAAGACGGATGGCAAATGGCCGCAACCTGAAAACGAGTGGGCTGATGGTTTGGAATTCATAAAGGATGTACCCGTAACTTGGGATGAAACCAAAATTATTCAGGGGGATATTGGGCAATACATTATTTCTGCTCGTCGGAAAGGAAGTGATTGGTATATAGGTGCCATGACTAACGAGATGGAGCGCAATGTGAAAGTGCCGCTGGACTTTCTGGGGGAAGGACTTTACACAGCAGTCATTTGGGAGGATGGAAAGAACCCCTCCTCAGTTGTTAAAAAACAGGTAAATGCGCGTTCGCATAAACACAGCCTTAAATTGTCCTTGGCTCCTTCAGGAGGTGCGGTAGTTCAACTGAAAAAGCAGTAG
- a CDS encoding AraC family transcriptional regulator: MASNKWLQSKILSFYVVLLLVSVIGFFICYQYSYSTLTIFPEKNSPYKWSLTSWNDEYSVISHENNSSSLIANFKLSKKSQWFGAGIAINFDQNVGRVVDFSEFTKARVLLKCSPSNTLYFGLSMEDEKVTEKGIPLTYRNAGAHINCDSEWSEVEINLDSLEVQVWWLHRFGFKASEKAYDLRKVIRIYLEAAYESPVDIESNLYVSGISFVGRKEGILLNFTLVMLAIWVLSGAWIIRSQLKPKPLEQEISPQLQYEPLDFNPARERDKQAIFEYIAKNFANPEIDIESVTKAAGVSRTKVNDILKAEYGTTFTNHINKLRLVEASRLLAEKPDAHITEIAYLVGFKNISYFNKLFKEQFGSTPKEVRGKAAKEN; encoded by the coding sequence TTGGCAAGTAATAAGTGGTTACAATCAAAAATCTTATCTTTTTATGTTGTTCTGCTATTGGTCAGCGTGATCGGATTCTTTATTTGTTATCAATATTCATACTCAACGTTAACAATTTTTCCGGAAAAAAACTCTCCGTATAAATGGTCATTAACCTCATGGAATGATGAGTATTCAGTGATTTCACACGAGAATAATTCCTCGTCGTTAATCGCAAATTTCAAATTATCCAAAAAATCCCAGTGGTTTGGCGCGGGCATTGCTATCAACTTTGACCAAAATGTTGGTCGCGTCGTAGATTTTTCAGAATTTACAAAAGCGCGAGTGTTATTAAAGTGCTCTCCATCGAATACTTTGTATTTTGGTCTATCGATGGAGGATGAAAAAGTTACCGAGAAAGGAATCCCGCTAACCTACAGAAATGCAGGTGCGCATATAAATTGCGATAGTGAATGGAGTGAAGTTGAAATTAACCTCGACTCGCTGGAGGTTCAAGTATGGTGGTTGCATAGGTTTGGTTTTAAGGCATCTGAAAAAGCCTATGACTTGAGGAAAGTCATTCGAATTTACCTTGAGGCAGCTTATGAGAGTCCTGTGGATATAGAATCCAATCTTTATGTTTCAGGGATATCTTTTGTCGGCAGAAAAGAGGGGATATTACTAAATTTTACTTTAGTCATGCTTGCAATATGGGTGCTGAGTGGCGCTTGGATCATAAGATCACAATTAAAGCCCAAGCCGCTGGAACAGGAAATCTCACCGCAGTTGCAATATGAACCACTTGATTTTAACCCGGCAAGAGAGCGTGATAAACAAGCTATTTTTGAATACATCGCGAAAAATTTTGCTAACCCGGAGATTGATATTGAGTCTGTTACCAAGGCGGCAGGAGTAAGTCGCACCAAAGTAAATGATATTTTGAAGGCGGAATATGGAACTACTTTTACCAATCACATTAACAAACTGAGGTTGGTTGAGGCATCAAGGTTACTGGCTGAAAAACCGGATGCACACATCACTGAAATTGCCTATTTAGTCGGTTTTAAAAATATCTCGTATTTCAATAAGCTATTTAAAGAGCAGTTTGGTTCAACCCCTAAAGAAGTCAGGGGAAAAGCTGCGAAAGAAAATTAG
- a CDS encoding alpha-L-fucosidase, whose translation MKNRLITTLALISTVLCASTSVANDHKLPSAVAFTPDTLEKYETPLWFKDAKLGIWSHWGPQAVPRIGDWYARFMYVPGTPQYDHHVKNYGHPSKVGYKDIIPLWKAEKFEPDALMKLYKEAGAKYFVSMAVHHDNFDLWNSKHHKWNSVNMGPKRDIVGDWKKAAKKQGLHFGVSEHLGASYSWFAPSHGYDQFWPLNGVGYDGENPEYADLYHSGKDKPYRDSRTWYTDNPESQKNWLLRVTDLIDQYNPDLLYTDGGIPFGEVGRSLVADYYNKNIKKNGGRLEAVYNHKNIGSGEFILKAGVQDIERGVMDGISPYPWQTDTSNGDWYYNDNHGYKSSAQVIHMLTDIVSKNGNLLLNIVQYPDGSLPPESQLLLKEMAAWIKVNGEAIYATRPWKIYGEGPTAAAAGHFKEEDNYTAQDIRFTTKNNVLYATTLAEPSGQIKILSLGTSSKLLDKKIKDVRMLGYNKKLEWRQESDHLLVILPEKLPTPFGSSLKISF comes from the coding sequence ATGAAAAATAGATTAATAACCACCTTGGCATTAATTTCCACGGTTCTTTGTGCATCAACGAGTGTCGCTAATGACCATAAACTTCCTTCTGCTGTGGCATTTACGCCTGACACTCTGGAGAAATATGAAACGCCGTTATGGTTTAAAGATGCCAAGCTGGGTATTTGGTCGCATTGGGGGCCTCAGGCGGTTCCTCGGATTGGAGATTGGTATGCACGCTTTATGTATGTCCCCGGCACGCCTCAGTACGACCATCATGTTAAAAATTACGGCCACCCATCCAAGGTTGGCTACAAAGACATAATTCCGCTCTGGAAAGCCGAGAAATTTGAACCCGATGCTTTGATGAAGCTTTATAAAGAAGCTGGCGCAAAATATTTTGTCAGCATGGCGGTGCATCACGACAATTTTGATTTATGGAACTCCAAACACCACAAATGGAATTCGGTGAATATGGGTCCTAAACGGGACATAGTGGGTGACTGGAAAAAGGCGGCAAAAAAACAGGGCTTGCATTTTGGTGTGTCAGAGCACTTGGGTGCCAGCTACAGTTGGTTTGCGCCTAGCCACGGTTACGATCAATTCTGGCCTTTGAATGGTGTAGGTTATGACGGCGAGAACCCGGAGTACGCTGATTTGTACCACTCTGGTAAAGACAAGCCTTATCGCGATTCCAGAACCTGGTATACCGATAATCCTGAATCACAAAAGAACTGGCTGTTAAGGGTTACCGATCTTATTGATCAATATAATCCGGATTTGCTCTATACCGACGGGGGAATTCCTTTCGGTGAAGTAGGGCGCTCGCTTGTCGCCGATTATTATAATAAAAACATAAAAAAGAACGGTGGTCGCTTGGAGGCTGTCTATAACCATAAAAATATAGGCTCGGGAGAATTTATTTTAAAAGCCGGCGTTCAGGATATAGAGCGTGGTGTTATGGACGGAATTAGTCCCTATCCATGGCAGACAGATACCTCGAATGGAGATTGGTACTACAACGATAATCATGGCTACAAGAGCAGTGCCCAAGTCATCCATATGCTCACAGATATCGTTAGTAAAAACGGAAACTTGTTGCTCAATATTGTTCAGTATCCGGATGGAAGTTTGCCGCCTGAATCGCAACTTTTACTCAAAGAAATGGCGGCTTGGATTAAGGTTAACGGTGAGGCAATTTATGCAACCAGACCTTGGAAGATCTACGGTGAAGGGCCAACAGCTGCCGCTGCTGGGCATTTTAAAGAGGAAGATAACTATACGGCCCAAGATATTCGTTTTACCACCAAAAACAATGTGCTTTATGCAACCACTCTTGCAGAACCTTCTGGGCAAATAAAAATCCTTTCTTTGGGCACGAGCAGCAAACTTCTGGATAAGAAAATTAAGGATGTTCGCATGCTTGGGTACAATAAGAAGCTTGAGTGGCGTCAGGAGAGTGATCATTTATTGGTAATTCTGCCAGAAAAACTACCTACGCCTTTTGGATCAAGCTTAAAAATAAGCTTTTAA